From the Capnocytophaga sp. oral taxon 878 genome, the window TGGGAGTACTGTTCTTGAGTTTGTTGGAATTGATTTTGCATCTTCTGCCCTACCCTTTTGAGGAAGAAACGCAACATATAAGGGGCTGCCCAGCGAAGTAAAATTCGCAAGCCCCATATTATTAATAGTATGATTAATAAGGTTTTAACAAACCCTGAGAATGATGCTTCTGCTAACATATATATAATTATTTTTGGCAAAGATACGAAATAATTTGCAATCTACAAGATTTGGGGTAGGTAAGAGATAAGAAGTGATGAGGAAAATGTGTGGCTGAGGGGGGGGCTTTATAAAAAGAAGATTTTGAGCGTGAAATGAGTGAGAGTAGGTGAAGCAAGAGATGGACTGCTACTGGATTGAGATAGGGAGGGACTATCCTTCGTTTATAGTTCGTTTATCCTTCGTTATTCGTTCGTTCACGCTCTAAGCTCTTTTTGGCGAAATTGGAATGAACTTTTTTCATTATTTTTTTGTTTTTATTTCTTATCGGTCAGCTTTTTGGATACAAAAATCTTTAAAATTCCTTACAAAATAAGGGTTATAAAAATTTTAACACAACAAACCTTAAAAAAAAGGCAAAAATGTTTGGTTGTTGTTTTTTTTATATATAAATTTGCGGCGATAAACTAAACAATAAAAAGTTTTAAGTATGAAAAGAAAAGTCTTGACCTTGCTTATGGCTTTATGGGGATGCCTCCCCTTGCTATGGGCGCAGAACAAACAAATCAGCGGTACCGTTACCGATGAAAGCGGCACTCCTATCGCGAGTGTAAGCGTACAAGTTAAAGGTACTACCCGTGGGGTAGCTACCGATCTTGATGGGAAATACACCATTGATGCTGAACAGAACAACACCTTAATTTTCAGCTCTGTAGGTTACATTACTCAAGAGAAAAACGTAAATGGGGGGGGTAAATCCCTGATTATCAATGTATTACTAAAAGAAGATACTCAGCAACTTAGTGAGGTGGTAGTAGTGGGCTACGGTGTACAGAAAAAAGAAAACCTTACAGGTGCTGTAGCTGCTGTGACTTCGGAAATGCTTACTAAGCGCCCTGTAGCCAACACAACCACTATGCTACAAGGGCAAGTACCTGGCTTGCGTATCGTGCAAGGTACGGGGCAGCCTGGAGCTGAATCGGCTTCTATGAGGGTGCGTGGACAAGGTACTTACAGCTCGGCAGGTTCTGACCCGTTAGTACTTATTGATGGGGTTCCTGGGTCTATTAATAATATCAACCCTAATGATATTGAAAATGTTTCGGTACTTAAGGACGCTGCCTCTGCATCTATTTACGGAGCTCGCGCTGCCAATGGTGTTATCCTTGTAACTACCAAACTTGGTAGTGATGGTCACTTCAAAATAGCTTATCAAAATAACTTCGGTATGCATACCCCTACCCGTATGCTTGATTTGGTAACCAATTCAGCCGAGTATATGCGCCTCTTTAATGAAGCTAAAGCTAATTCTGGTATTACTACAGGGCTTTATACTCAACAAATGATTAATGCGTATGAAAATGCCACTGACCGCACTCAATATCCTAATTTTGACTGGGTTGATTATATGTTCAATCCTGCCTTTGT encodes:
- a CDS encoding DUF4834 family protein → MLAEASFSGFVKTLLIILLIIWGLRILLRWAAPYMLRFFLKRVGQKMQNQFQQTQEQYSQNPYGQNTYGQQNNSQSHKNTNNTTPKNPKTTKQVGEYIDYEEI